The following are encoded together in the Actinomycetota bacterium genome:
- a CDS encoding DNA translocase FtsK 4TM domain-containing protein codes for MPPSKTTNTRTRTAPARKPAARRPASGRPPARRPSPAKRGKKKPSPLAGIFGPNTDGFAIVLLFLAILGGLGIYADLAGPVGRQLEWGMRWIFGSASFGVPPALAVVAITMMNKKNSGEAGRIATGAFMSIAGIAAWMHMLFANDSRGLRLDELPDLGGGVGALVAWPAETLLSVWGAGLLIILLVSLGLLVLTKTPAARVISGVQMLVAGLGKGAAHMGRSVNDVTKRQTDKMIAELSPKATVPQARPVAPPDAIPPPAPVSNPGKVVSASLFQEFEEPEAIPFEDDHSTPDPDPEGYKTPPMSLLSVGDVAEVSKRMIDDTVAALEHTLQQFEVDARVTGYTAGPTVTRYEIELGPAVKVNRVVSLEKEIRYALAAGDLRILAPIPGRSAIGIEVPNKDRVAVTLGDVMRSPQARVSEHPLIVGLGKDIAGVSMVVNLADMPHLLIAGATGAGKSTCINAVLCSLLLRTRPDQVRMLLIDPKMVELSNYNGVPHLLTPVVTNPKKASEALGWVAREMDARYEVLAAVGYRHTDMYNEAVRAGALPPFEDGTPRTTFPYYLIVVDELADLMMVAPREVEDYICRIAQKARAVGIHLIVATQRPSVDVVTGVIKANIPSRMAFATASMQDSRVILDEGGADRLIGKGDMLYKHASAPRAIRLQGAYISEKETASLVGWCRRQRNVNYVEGIVGSGTETKGSGVRSTGDDADEELITQATELVVRTQLGSTSMLQRKLKVGFARAGRLMDFLEERGVVGPSQGSKPRDVLMTLAELQGEEAPPAEDALDDEEVFES; via the coding sequence ACCGACGGCTTCGCAATCGTCCTTTTGTTCCTGGCGATCCTCGGCGGGCTGGGCATCTACGCCGACCTCGCAGGCCCGGTAGGCCGGCAGCTCGAGTGGGGGATGCGCTGGATCTTCGGCTCCGCCTCGTTCGGGGTGCCGCCGGCTCTGGCCGTGGTCGCGATCACGATGATGAACAAGAAGAACTCCGGCGAGGCGGGACGGATCGCCACCGGCGCCTTCATGTCGATCGCCGGCATCGCCGCCTGGATGCACATGCTCTTTGCAAACGACAGCCGGGGCCTGAGGCTGGACGAGCTGCCCGACCTGGGCGGCGGCGTCGGCGCGCTGGTAGCCTGGCCGGCCGAAACTCTGCTCTCGGTTTGGGGGGCCGGGCTGCTGATCATCCTGCTGGTATCCCTGGGCCTGCTCGTCCTGACGAAGACCCCCGCCGCCCGGGTGATCTCGGGCGTCCAGATGCTGGTTGCCGGCCTGGGCAAGGGCGCCGCCCACATGGGCCGTTCGGTCAACGACGTGACCAAACGCCAGACCGACAAGATGATCGCCGAGCTCAGCCCCAAGGCCACCGTGCCGCAGGCGCGGCCGGTAGCGCCCCCCGACGCCATCCCGCCGCCCGCCCCGGTCTCCAATCCGGGCAAGGTGGTATCGGCCTCGCTGTTCCAGGAGTTCGAGGAGCCGGAGGCCATCCCCTTCGAGGACGACCACAGCACCCCCGACCCCGACCCGGAGGGCTACAAGACCCCGCCGATGTCGCTGCTGTCGGTCGGTGACGTGGCCGAGGTGTCCAAAAGGATGATCGACGACACCGTCGCCGCCCTGGAGCACACGCTCCAGCAGTTCGAGGTCGACGCCCGGGTCACCGGGTACACCGCCGGCCCGACCGTCACCCGCTACGAGATCGAGCTCGGTCCGGCCGTCAAGGTCAACCGGGTGGTCAGCCTGGAGAAGGAGATCCGGTACGCCCTGGCGGCCGGCGACCTCCGCATCCTGGCCCCCATCCCCGGACGCTCGGCGATCGGCATCGAGGTCCCGAACAAGGACCGGGTTGCCGTCACTCTGGGCGACGTCATGCGCAGCCCGCAGGCCCGCGTGTCCGAGCACCCGCTGATCGTCGGCCTGGGCAAGGACATTGCCGGGGTCTCGATGGTCGTCAACCTGGCCGACATGCCCCACCTGCTGATCGCGGGAGCGACCGGCGCCGGCAAGTCGACCTGCATCAACGCGGTCCTCTGCTCCCTGCTGCTCCGCACCCGGCCCGACCAGGTCCGGATGCTGCTGATCGACCCGAAGATGGTCGAGCTCAGCAACTACAACGGCGTGCCTCACCTTCTCACCCCGGTGGTCACGAACCCGAAGAAGGCATCCGAGGCCCTCGGCTGGGTCGCCCGGGAGATGGACGCACGGTACGAGGTGCTGGCCGCCGTCGGCTACCGGCACACCGACATGTACAACGAGGCGGTCCGGGCCGGCGCCCTGCCTCCGTTCGAGGACGGCACCCCCCGCACGACCTTCCCCTACTACCTGATCGTTGTCGACGAGCTGGCCGACCTGATGATGGTCGCCCCCCGTGAGGTCGAGGACTACATCTGCCGCATCGCCCAGAAGGCACGTGCCGTGGGCATCCACCTGATCGTGGCGACGCAGCGGCCGTCGGTCGACGTCGTCACCGGCGTCATCAAGGCCAACATCCCCAGCCGCATGGCGTTTGCGACGGCCAGCATGCAGGACAGCCGCGTGATCCTGGACGAGGGCGGCGCCGACCGGCTGATCGGCAAGGGCGACATGCTCTACAAGCACGCATCGGCCCCCCGGGCGATCCGCCTGCAGGGCGCCTACATCTCGGAGAAGGAGACCGCGTCGCTGGTCGGCTGGTGCCGCAGGCAGCGCAACGTGAACTACGTGGAGGGCATCGTCGGCTCGGGGACCGAGACCAAGGGCTCCGGCGTCCGCAGCACCGGGGACGACGCCGACGAGGAGCTGATCACCCAGGCCACCGAGCTGGTGGTCCGGACCCAGCTGGGCTCGACCTCGATGCTGCAACGCAAGCTCAAGGTCGGCTTCGCACGGGCCGGGCGGCTGATGGACTTCCTGGAGGAGAGGGGAGTGGTCGGGCCGTCGCAGGGCTCCAAGCCGCGGGACGTTCTGATGACGCTGGCCGAGCTGCAGGGCGAGGAAGCTCCGCCGGCCGAGGACGCCCTGGACGACGAAGAGGTCTTCGAGTCCTAG